TCGAAGAGCGCCTTCCGCGAGACGCCGTGCTCGGCGTCATGGTTTCCGAAGACGAAGGTCCAGGGGACGCCGAGGGCGTCCATCGCGTCGGAAAGCCGCGCGTAGACGACCCTTGAGGATGCGGACATCGCCTGGTCGCCCGTGAGGAAGACGAGGTCGGGCTTCGCGAACGCGACGAGGTCGCCGATCCGGGCGAGGACGGCTTCGTCGCCCGAAACGTCCATGAGGTGCAGGTCGGTGAGCTGGAGGATGCGGAAGGGACGGCCGACGGGTGGATCGAGCCGGCCGGCAAAGCCGGGACGGACGTTCATTCCTCCACCCCCCGGCGGCGGATCACGTCGGCGTACCAGCGCCCGCTCTTCTTGACCGAGCGTTCCAGGGTGGCGAAATCGACCTTGACGATCCCGAACTTCATCTCGTAGGAACCCCATTCGAAGTTGTCGAAGAGGCTCCACGCGTAGTAGGCGGTCACGTCGACGCCATGACGGATGGCGCGTTCGAGCGCAAGCAGGTTTCCTTTGTAATAGGCGAGGCGGTCGTCGTCCCGGACGATCCCGTCGACGACGTTCTCGTCCTTGAAGGCGGCGCCGTTCTCGGTGATCTGGACCGATAGGCCCGGGAACCGCGCCTCGAGGTCGACGAGCAGGTCGTAGAGCGATTCCGGACGGACTTCCCAGCCCATCTCGGTCCGGACCGCGTCCTCGGGACAGGCGTCGCGGCTGTTCAGAAAGGGATCGTCCGGGTCGTACGCCTGGACTCCGCGCGAATAGACGTTGATTCCGAGGAAATCCGACGGATGGTCGGAAAGAAGCGCCATGTCGCCCTCGGCGACGGGCGGCTTCGCGCCGAGTCGCGCGTAGCGTTCGATCATGTCGGCGGGGTAGCGTCCCCGCAGGACGGGATCGAGGAACCAGCGGTTCAGGAAGCCGTCGACGTTCCGCGCCGCCTCGACGTCGCGCGGATCGGGGGACGCCGGATACTGGCGCGCGAGATTGAGCACGATCCCGATCTTCCCGTCGCCGTGCGGCGAGCGGCGGTAGGCCTGCACGGCGAGCGCGTGGGCGACGAGCAGATGATGCGCGATCGCCAGCTGGCGGGGCAGCGGACCGTCGTTCAGGAAGGACTCGCACCACGGTTCGTTATGCGTGTACCAGGTCTTGACGCGGTCGCCGAACCGCTCGAACAAAAAGGTCGCGTAGGCGACGTAGCGGAAGATCATGGCTCGCTCCGCCCAGCCGCCGTTCTTGGCGAAGGCGTAGGGGAGATCGCCGTGCCAGATCGTGACCGCCGGGACGATCCCGGCGGCGAGGAGTTCGTCGATCAGGGCGTCGTAGAAGGCGACGCCCTCCTCGTTGACCTTGCCTTCCCCTTCGGGGAAAATCCGGACCCATGAGATCGAGAAGCGGTAGGTTTCGAGGCCGAGCTCCTTCATCAGGCGGACGTCCGAGCGGAAACGGTGGTAGTGGTCGCAGGCGACGTCGCCCACGGGGCCGACGATGTTTCCGTCGGCGTTACGGCCGCGTTCGACGTCCCAGGCGGTCCGGCCGCGGCCGCCTTCCGCGAAGGCGCCCTCGATCTGATAGGCCGAGGTCGAGGCGCCGAACCTGATGCGTGCGGGAAACGATCGAAACATCATGCGTCCTCCCTGGCCGCCATCGTGGCGGCGCGGTCGTACTCGACTGCCGCGAAGAGGGTCGCGGCGATCCCGTAGGACCAGTCCCGATGGCGCGGGACGAGCGCATATCCGAGGTACGGGAACAGCGGCAGCGGAATCGTCGGATCGCTCACCTCGGGAAGCGAGGGTCCCGACGGCGTCTCGACGAAGGCGCCGACGACCGCCTCGAAGGCGCGGGCGCCCGCGTCGCGGTAGCGTCCGTCGAGCAGGCCGAGGCGGCTTCCCGCGAGGAAGCCGGAGGCGAACAGGGCCGTCGCCGACAGTTCGCGATAGGTGTGCGGGTGGCCGAGAACGGTCGAAAACGTGCCGTCGGACCGCTGGAACGGGAGAACCGCCGCGCACGTCTTCCGGAAGACATCTTCGATC
This portion of the Candidatus Izemoplasmatales bacterium genome encodes:
- a CDS encoding family 1 glycosylhydrolase — its product is MFRSFPARIRFGASTSAYQIEGAFAEGGRGRTAWDVERGRNADGNIVGPVGDVACDHYHRFRSDVRLMKELGLETYRFSISWVRIFPEGEGKVNEEGVAFYDALIDELLAAGIVPAVTIWHGDLPYAFAKNGGWAERAMIFRYVAYATFLFERFGDRVKTWYTHNEPWCESFLNDGPLPRQLAIAHHLLVAHALAVQAYRRSPHGDGKIGIVLNLARQYPASPDPRDVEAARNVDGFLNRWFLDPVLRGRYPADMIERYARLGAKPPVAEGDMALLSDHPSDFLGINVYSRGVQAYDPDDPFLNSRDACPEDAVRTEMGWEVRPESLYDLLVDLEARFPGLSVQITENGAAFKDENVVDGIVRDDDRLAYYKGNLLALERAIRHGVDVTAYYAWSLFDNFEWGSYEMKFGIVKVDFATLERSVKKSGRWYADVIRRRGVEE